One part of the Saprospiraceae bacterium genome encodes these proteins:
- a CDS encoding DUF4296 domain-containing protein, whose amino-acid sequence MRPTILFILVLLAYSCKHSKTIGTPPIEERTMIQIMTECYFLEAQFTDLNSHLKDSIIAVEFKNILQKHGVDETRYTEAQQYYNANEDALKKLEEGVKSSVNEASKHN is encoded by the coding sequence ATGCGACCCACAATTTTATTTATTTTAGTTTTACTGGCTTATAGTTGTAAACATTCTAAGACAATAGGTACTCCTCCTATAGAAGAGCGAACAATGATTCAGATTATGACCGAATGCTATTTTTTAGAAGCTCAATTTACGGATCTGAATAGCCATTTAAAGGATAGTATTATTGCAGTGGAGTTTAAGAACATACTTCAAAAACATGGAGTAGACGAAACGCGTTATACAGAGGCTCAACAGTATTATAATGCAAATGAAGATGCTTTAAAAAAATTGGAAGAAGGTGTGAAAAGCAGTGTAAACGAGGCATCAAAACATAATTAA
- a CDS encoding histidine phosphatase family protein, with amino-acid sequence MNKKSVLYIRHAKSSWDHFGISDLERPLNERGNKTAPRMAELIHLRYPDSHPMILSSPAMRAIQTAKYFAIEFKQSVDNIRVHEGLYSGDESNYLECLTELSDDIELVFVFGHNPTIESLVAKFVNAYHGLVPTCSIFHCINLQNSWNYLSYHDLSIQDYYFPKLSLTKI; translated from the coding sequence ATGAATAAAAAGAGCGTATTGTATATCCGGCATGCAAAATCATCATGGGATCATTTTGGTATTTCGGATTTGGAACGTCCTCTAAATGAAAGAGGAAACAAAACTGCCCCAAGAATGGCAGAACTTATTCATTTACGTTATCCAGATAGCCATCCTATGATATTAAGCAGTCCGGCAATGCGTGCAATTCAAACTGCAAAATACTTTGCCATAGAATTTAAGCAATCTGTGGATAACATTAGAGTGCATGAAGGTTTATACTCAGGAGACGAATCTAATTACCTAGAATGCCTTACAGAGCTTTCCGATGATATCGAATTGGTTTTTGTGTTTGGCCATAACCCAACAATTGAATCCTTAGTAGCAAAGTTTGTTAATGCATATCATGGTTTAGTCCCAACATGTTCTATTTTTCATTGCATTAATCTTCAAAATTCATGGAATTACTTAAGTTATCATGATTTAAGTATACAAGATTATTATTTCCCTAAACTTTCATTAACAAAAATTTGA